In a genomic window of Melanotaenia boesemani isolate fMelBoe1 chromosome 1, fMelBoe1.pri, whole genome shotgun sequence:
- the mfap1 gene encoding microfibrillar-associated protein 1 has translation MSSHESINMKLPPIQSTAGAVPVRNEKGELSMEKVKVKRYVSGKRPDYAPMESSDEEEEEFKFVKVGKEMEPEVEQEEEDVSDPRLKRLLNRVSEDVEERLARHRQIMEPEVVAESSEDSDEGTWHPEREESSEEEEEEEEEVDDEEIERRRAMMRQRAVERKNEEMEVMEVEEEGKSGEESESESEYEEYTDSEDEAEPRLKPVFIRKKDRVTVAEREAEEQRQRELEAEAKRQAEERRRYTLKIVEEEAKKEFEENRRTLAALEALDTDGENEEEEYEAWKVRELKRIKRDREARETMEKEKAEIERFHNLTEEERRAELRNSGKVVTNKATKGKYKFLQKYYHRGAFFMDEEDDVYKRDFSAPTLEDHFNKTILPKVMQVKNFGRSGRTKYTHLVDQDTTSFDSAWAQESAQNSKFFKQKAAGVRDVFDKPTVKKRKT, from the exons ATGTCTAGTCACGAATCCATCAACATGAAGCTTCCACCGATCCAGTCCACGGCCGGAGCCGTACCGGTCCGGAACGAGAAAG GTGAGCTCTCCATGGAGAAGGTGAAAGTGAAGAGGTATGTGTCAGGTAAACGTCCAGATTACGCCCCAATGGAGTCGtcagatgaggaagaagaggaattcAAGTTTGTGAAGGTGGGAAAGGAAATGGAGCCTGAGGtggagcaggaggaagaggacgtcTCCGATCCACGCCTTAAACGTTTGCTGAATCGTGTTTCTGAAGATGTGGAGGAGAG ACTTGCAAGACACAGACAGATCATGGAGCCTGAAGTTGTGGCTGAGAGCAGCGAGGACTCAGATGAAGGCACTTGGCACCCTGAGCGTGAGGAGAGCAgcgaggaggaagaggaggaagaggaagaagtagATGATGAG GAAATTGAGAGGAGAAGAGCAATGATGCGCCAGCGAGCCGTAGAAAGGAAAAACGAGGAGATGGAAGTCATGGAGGTGGAAGAGGAGGGGAAGTCAGGGGAGGAGTCCGAGTCCGAGTCTGAGTATGAAGAATATACGGACAGCGAGGACGAAGCAGAGCCACGACTCAAACCTGTCTTCATTCGCAA GAAGGACAGAGTCACAGTGGCGGAGCGTGAAGCAGAGGAGcagaggcagagagagctggAGGCCGAGGCCAAGAGGCAGGCAGAGGAGCGGCGGCGCTACACCCTCAAGATTGTAGAGGAGGAGGCCAAGAAGGAGTTTGAGGAGAATCGTCGCACCCTGGCTGCTCTGGAAGCCCTGGACACCGACGGCGAGAACGAGGAGGAAGAATACGAAGCCTGGAAGGTCAGAGAGCTGAAACGCAtcaagagagacagagaagcCCGAGAAAC CATGGAGAAGGAGAAGGCAGAAATCGAAAGATTCCACAACCTGACGGAGGAGGAGCGGAGGGCTGAGCTCCGCAACAGCGGCAAGGTCGTCACCAACAAAGCCACAAAGGGCAAATACAAGTTCCTCCAGAAGTACTACCACAGAGGAGCCTTCTTCATG gatgaggaggatgacgTTTATAAGAGAGATTTTAGTGCCCCTACCCTGGAGGACCACTTCAACAAAACCATCTTACCCAAAGTCATGCAG GTCAAAAACTTTGGGCGGTCTGGACGCACCAAGTACACCCACCTGGTGGACCAGGACACCACATCATTCGACTCTGCCTGGGCCCAGGAGAGCGCTCAGAACAGCAAGTTCTTCAAGCAGAAGGCAGCAGGCGTGAGGGACGTGTTTGACAAGCCCAcagtgaagaagaggaagacttAA
- the hddc3 gene encoding guanosine-3',5'-bis(diphosphate) 3'-pyrophosphohydrolase MESH1 — MNSDAALLLETVNFAADKHRNQRRKDSEGTPYINHPIGVARILSHEGGITDIEVLQAALLHDTVEDTDTTPAELEAKFGPVVSRIVQEVTDDKSLSKQERKRQQVEHAPHRSHQAKLVKLADKLYNLRDLNRCTPVGWTAERVQEYFVWACEVVKGLKGTNSALEEKLEELFKQRGVQL; from the exons ATGAATTCAGACGCGGCATTATTGTTAGAAACGGTCAATTTCGCTGCAGACAAACATCGCAACCAGCGACGTAAAGATTCGGAGGGAACGCCGTACATTAATCACCCCATAG GAGTGGCAAGGATCCTTAGCCATGAAGGAGGAATCACAGACATTGAGGTTTTGCAA GCCGCTTTGCTTCATGACACTGTGGAGGACACAGACACCACCCCTGCAGAGCTGGAAGCTAAATTTGGGCCAGTTGTTTCTCGAATTGTCCAGGAAGTGACAGATGACAAAAGTCTGTCAAAACAGGAGAGGAAGCGACAGCAGGTGGAGCATGCACCTCACCGCAGCCATCAAGCCAAACTGGTGAAACTGGCAGACAAACTGTACAACCTGAGGGACCTGAACCGCTGCACACCGGTTG GTTGGACAGCTGAGCGGGTCCAGGAGTACTTTGTGTGGGCCTGTGAGGTTGTGAAAGGCCTGAAAGGAACTAACTCTGCTCtggaggagaagctggaggagctgtTTAAACAGAGAGGGGTCCAGCTCTAA
- the vps33b gene encoding vacuolar protein sorting-associated protein 33B, translating into MAHGARRDSPELPDFSLLKRLARDQLIYLLEQLPGKKDLFIEADLMSPLDRIANVSTLKQHDVDKLYKVEHKPILSTSDQLCFLIRPRIKTVKWICDVANTDKASGKFRRYKIIFTPQKFYACEAVLEEQGIFGDVTIDEWAFYLLPLDDDIISLELPEFFRDNFLAGDQRWVRTAGSALHLLHSLYGPFSKVYGIGRCAKMTYESWREQVEEGEKKAHKAEIGNVFLIDRDVDFVTPLCSQVVYEGLVDDIFRIKCGCVEFGPDVTSSDKSVKVMLNSQDKVFGEIRNEHFSNVFGFLSQKARNLQTAYDKRRGMDIKQMKAFVSEELKGLKQEHRLLSLHIGASESIMKKKTKQDFQELLKTEHSLLEGFEIRECISFIEEHINRQVSMIESLRLLCLLSITENGLLPKDFRSLKSQYLQSYGVDHLLTFSNLRQLGLLVEQQPGETLTVMESKVGKLVNDRTAGKLTDAFSSLAKKSNFRALSRKLNLVPKSDEEYDLRVPRDMAYIFSGAYIPLSCKLIEQVLERDGWTGLEEVSRLLNGHEFAVTGSSGADLRAKSEAKHIILVMFLGGCTFSEISALRFLGREKGYKFIVVTTAITNSSRLMEALLDNNI; encoded by the exons ATGGCTCACGGTGCCAGGAGAGATTCTCCGGAGCTCCCGGACTTCTCTTTGCTCAAGAGGCTGGCAAGAGATCAGCTCATCTACCTTCTGGAACAG CTGCCGGGTAAAAAAGATCTCTTCATTGAAGCAGACTTGATGAGTCCATTGGATCGAATTGCAAATGTCTCAACACTAAAG CAACATGATGTTGATAAACTCTACAAAGTGGAGCACAAACCTATTCTAAGCACCTCAGATCA GCTCTGTTTTCTGATCCGGCCAAGAATAAAAACTGTGAAGTGGATATGTG ATGTGGCCAACACAGACAAGGCATCTGGAAAATTTAGAAGATACAAGATAATCTTTACCCCCCAAAAG TTTTATGCATGTGAGGCTGTGCTAGAGGAGCAGGGCATCTTTGGTG ATGTGACCATTGATGAATGGGCTTTCTACCTTCTTCCACTGGATGATGATATCATCAGTCTGGAGCTGCCCGAGTTCTTTCGAGACAACTTTCTG GCAGGAGACCAGCGGTGGGTGAGGACAGCCGGCAGCGCTCTGCACCTCCTTCACTCCCTTTACGGGCCTTTCTCGAAGGTCTACGGGATTGGACGCTGTGCTAAG ATGACTTACGAGTCTTGGAGGGAGCAGGtggaagagggagaaaaaaaagctcataaGGCTGAAATCGGGAATGTTTTTCTTATTGACCGAG ACGTGGACTTCGTCACGCCGCTGTGCTCACAAGTCGTCTATGAAGGACTCGTGGATGATATATTCAGGATCAAATGTG GATGTGTGGAGTTTGGACCCGATGTCACTTCTTCTGACAAAAGTGTGAAAGTCATGCTGAACTCTCAGGATAAA GTCTTCGGTGAAATCAGAAACGAACATTTCTCTAACGTCTTTGGATTTCTCAGCCAGAAAGCCAGGAACCTCCAGACTGCATATGAT AAACGTCGGGGGATGGACATAAAGCAAATGAAGGCATTTGTGTCAGAGGAGCTAAAAGGCTTGAAACAGGAGCATCGGCTGCTTAGTCTAC ACATCGGTGCCAGTGAATCtataatgaagaagaaaacaaagcaggactTTCAGGAGCTGTTGAAGACAGAACATT CTTTACTTGAAGGATTTGAAATCCGTGAATGCATTTCTTTCATAGAGGAGCACATCAACAGACAG gtttcCATGATAGAAAGTTTGAGGCTGCTTTGTCTTCTGTCTATCACAGAAAATG GACTTCTTCCAAAAGATTTCCGATCATTAAAGTCGCAGTATCTTCAG AGCTATGGAGTGGACCACCTACTCACATTTTCCAACCTGAGGCAGCTGGGGCTGCTGGTCGAGCAGCAGCCTGGGGAGACACTTACGGTTATGGAGAGCAAAGTGGGCAAACTGGTCAATGACCGAACTGCAG gAAAGCTGACTGATGCTTTTTCCTCTCTGGCAAAGAAAAGCAATTTCCGAGCATTGAGCCGAAAGCTTAATCTG GTGCCAAAGTCAGATGAAGAATATGACTTGCGTGTCCCTCGAGACATGGCTTACATCTTCAGCGGCGCTTACATCCCTCTGAGCTGCAAACTCATCGAGCAG GTGCTGGAGCGCGACGGTTGGACGGGGCTTGAAGAAGTCAGCAGGCTGCTAAACGGCCATGAATTTGCTGTTACAG GAAGCAGCGGAGCTGATTTAAGAGCAAAGAGCGAAGCTAAGCACATCATTTTGGTCATGTTCCTCGGTGGATGTACCTTCTCTGAGATTTCAGCCCTTCGTTTCCTTGGCAGAGAGAAAG GATACAAATTTATTGTGGTAACAACTGCCATTACAAACAGCTCCAGACTGATGGAGGCTCTGCTGGACAACAACATATGA